In one Gossypium hirsutum isolate 1008001.06 chromosome D09, Gossypium_hirsutum_v2.1, whole genome shotgun sequence genomic region, the following are encoded:
- the LOC121203599 gene encoding pentatricopeptide repeat-containing protein At1g61870, mitochondrial — MALFSRIRTSATAASFHLRRFSILSPDSSTPLSAHQKSRAALSLLKSEQNPDRILDICRAASLSPTFHLDRIAFSVAISKLSEGNHFQSIDTFLRELRSRPDFQHERFVSHSLILYGQAKMLNHALTTFDEFYNKGYCRSTKSLNALLVAAILAKDYKEAKRIFVEFPKRYGIEPDLETYNTAIKALCESGSSSSVYSILVDMKSKGVKPNATTFGTLLAGFYAEEKYEDVGKVLNLMKEHGVSVGVSTYNIRIRSLCMLKKSNEAKALLDGMLSKGIIPNSVTYHHLIYGFCREGNLEEAKRLFKSMVNKGLKPDSHCYFTLVYFLCQSGDFETALRFCKESMEKNWVPNFSTMKALVKGLASISKVEEAKELIKNVKEKFSKNADAWDEIEKDLPQ; from the coding sequence ATGGCGTTGTTCTCCCGCATCCGTACATCGGCAACCGCCGCATCTTTCCACCTTCGCCGCTTCTCTATCCTCTCTCCAGACTCATCCACTCCTCTCAGCGCTCACCAAAAATCACGCGCCGCCCTCTCCCTCCTAAAATCAGAGCAAAACCCCGACCGCATCCTCGATATCTGCCGCGCCGCCTCACTCTCCCCGACTTTCCACCTCGACCGGATCGCGTTCTCCGTTGCAATCTCCAAACTCTCCGAAGGTAACCATTTCCAATCCATCGATACTTTCCTCCGTGAACTCAGGTCACGTCCCGACTTTCAACACGAGCGTTTCGTTTCCCATTCTTTAATCCTCTACGGTCAAGCCAAGATGCTAAACCATGCCTTGACGACGTTTGACGAATTTTACAACAAGGGGTATTGCCGTTCGACGAAATCCCTAAATGCTTTGCTCGTGGCGGCTATTTTGGCGAAGGATTATAAAGAAGCGAAGAGGATTTTCGTGGAATTCCCTAAAAGATATGGCATTGAACCCGATTTAGAGACTTACAATACTGCAATTAAAGCTTTGTGTGAGTCTGGGTCATCGTCCTCTGTGTATTCTATTTTGGTTGATATGAAAAGCAAAGGGGTTAAACCAAATGCTACTACTTTTGGGACTTTGTTAGCTGGTTTTTATGCAGAGGAGAAATATGAAGATGTTGGGAAAGTGTTAAATTTGATGAAGGAACATGGGGTTTCTGTTGGGGTTAGTACTTACAATATAAGGATTCGGAGCTTGTGTATGTTGAAGAAATCTAATGAGGCAAAGGCTTTACTCGATGGGATGCTATCGAAAGGGATAATACCGAATTCAGTTACATATCACCATTTGATTTATGGGTTTTGTAGGGAAGGGAATTTGGAGGAAGCTAagaggttgtttaagagtatggTGAATAAAGGTTTGAAGCCTGATAGTCATTGTTATTTTACATTGGTGTATTTCTTGTGTCAAAGTGGGGACTTTGAGACCGCTTTGAGGTTTTGTAAAGAAAGTATGGAGAAAAATTGGGTTCCGAATTTTTCGACTATGAAAGCTCTTGTGAAAGGACTTGCTAGCATATCTAAAGTTGAGGAAGCAAAGGAACTTATAAAGAATGTTAAGGAGAAGTTCTCCAAAAATGCAGATGCATGGGATGAAATTGAAAAGGATTTGCCCCAATAG